CGACCAAGGACACATCTGCCCCCGCCTGCGCCAATTTCACGCCCATGTAACCGCCGATGGCGCCTGCCCCGAAAATACAGATTTTCATATCAGGCTTTCTCCACCAATCCGAGCTTCTCCGCCAAACCGATACGTTGCATCTTGCCGGTCGCGCCCTTGGGAATTTCATCCATGATGATGACTTTGCGCGGCACTTTGAAATCCGCCATCCGGGTGGCGGCAAAAGCGCGAATGTCTTTTTCAACCGCTTCTGATCCCTCGCTCAACACAACTGCGGCAGCAACCTCTTCGCCGAGTTTGGGGTGCGGCACGGCAAAGGTCACAACCTGCGCGATGTCCGGGTGATCCAGCAAGACGCCATCAACCTCCAGCGGGCTGATCTTTTCCCCGCCCCGGTTGATGATTTCTTTCAGCCGGCCCGTCAGGTGCAAATAACCCTCCTCGTCAAACGCCCCCTGATCACCAGTCCGGAACCAACGCGCACCGTCGGCCTCGAAAAAGTTCTTTGTGTTGGCCTCTGGGTTACTCTCATAACCCGGCGTCACATTGGGCCCGGAAATCACGACCTCGCCGGTGCCTTCCATCAGATGGTTTTCGGTCTCATGCGCAATGCGCATTTCTGGCCCCGCAGGGATACCGACGGCACCGGGTTTCTGGGTGCCCGACGCCAAGGGGTTGCAGGCCATCTGGTGGGCGGCTTCGGTCATGCCGTAAGCCTCGACCACAGGAGCGGCGAAGGTTTCGTTCAAAGCGACCATGACCTGAGCGGGCAAGGACGCCGAAGAGGAGCGCAAAAAGCGCAGCTTGGTATCGGCAATCACATCTGCATTGCGCTTGGCACGTGTCAGAATGGCCTGATGCATGGTTGGAACGGCCGTGTACCATGTCGGCTTGGCCTCTTTCATCCAGCCAAAGAAACGCAAAGCGTCAAACCCCGGCGCGCACCATATGGATGCGCCTGCGGCCAGCGATGCGGTGACGGCCGCAATCAACCCGTGGATATGAAAAAGCGGCATCACATTCATGCAACGGTCCTCAGGCGCCAGTTCCAGTGACGCGCGGATGTGTTCCGCAGAGGCAGCAACGTTGGATTGCAACAGTGGCACGATCTTGGGGCGCGACGTTGTGCCGGAGGTATGCAGGATCAGCGCGACGTCATCCGCCGTGACCGCATCGGGTGATGCAGTCCCCTGCGTGTCAGAGTGCAGTGTAAAATATCCCGCCGGGGCATCATCAGGAACCTGCAACCGGATGATCGCCATCCCGGATTTCTGCGCCGCACTTAAAGCCGGGCCATCGTAGTCCTGCATGACCAAAAGCGCCTTGGCCTTCAGATCCTCGAGGTAAAATTCATATTCTTCTTCCCGGTAGGCCGGATTGAGGGGCGCTGTTGTTGCCGCCTGCGCAACGGTCACAAAAGCCGCTGCCATCTCGGGGCCGTTGGGCAATACGATCGCAACCCTATCGCCTTTTCCGATCCCCATAGCGTTCAGCGACGTCGCCACTTCCTGTGATAAATCGCGCAAACCGCCATAGCTCATCCACGCGCGATCGGGCGCGCCAAAAGCGGGTGCATCGGAGGGATGATCTGAAAACAAAGATGTGACCGTGGTTCTCATTTGGTTGCTGTGTCCTTTTCTGGAGCGTTTTACACTGCTTTATCAGCCGCTGCGACATACCTAGCACGATGTCGCAAATATGCCATGTCCCCGTTTGAAGACAAGTTTCTGCGCTCGAAAGGAGCCACAAAATCCGGGTAAGCGAGAGGCGCATTAAACACTTGGGCACGTCGTCTTCCACGCCGTTCCCGATTTCCGCATCGCGTCCGCTCAGGATCATCCGGCTGGCGCTTTGGGCTTGAAACGGTCAAAAGACGTGTGCGGCTTGGCTCTCGTCGCTTCGCATGCTGCGCGACATGACGTGATTGAGGAATAGAACTTACATGATTGGCGATCTTTTACACGCGGGTCTGGGATGGCCCATTGCCTCCATTCTGATCGTGACCAGTTTTCTGGGGTCGCTGATCACAGCGGGGTTTGGCATCGGAGGCGGCGCGGTCATGCTGGCCGTCATCGCCACGCTGCTGCCAGCCCCCGCTATCGTGCCGGTGCATGGGCTTGTGCAGGTGGGCTCCAATGCAGGACGCGCATTCCTGTTTCGCAAAGAGGTTTACCGCGCGGTCATGATGCCGTTTCTAATTGGCGCTCTGATCGGGATCGTGCTGGGCGGATTGTTTGTGGTGCAACTGGAAGCCGGCGCTTTGCAAATCGCGCTTGGCTCTTTCATTTTGTGGTCTGTGGCCTTCAGCCCCCCTGCCCTCATGCGCCGCTCTTCAGCGATCACCGGCGGGCTTTCCAGTTTTTTGACGATGTTTATTGGCGGCACCGGACCTTTCGTAGCGGCCTACATCAAGACTCTGGGTCTCAGCCGGATCCAACATGTGGCCACACATGCGGCATTCATGACCCTGCAACATCTGCTGAAAACGATTGCCTTTGGGGTGTTGGGATTTGCATTTTCAAAATGGGCAGGACTCATCGGTTTGCTTATTGCATCCGGCTTTCTGGGCACCGTCGCCGGGCGTCATATCCTGTTCAAGATCAACGAGGCGCGCTTCAAGCTGATCCTGAATGCCATCCTGATCATTCTGGCGCTGCGTTTGATCTATGCGGGCGGGATCGAGCTTTGGACCGGCGGGTCGACCTCATGAATTTTCAACGTCGCGCCTCAGCGTTTCAAAAGCAACGATAGCAAACCCAGCACAGCCGAGACTACGATCAGCAAAAGCGATACTGCATTCAGCACAGGCGTGGAGCCCAGCTTCAAGCGATCAAACATGGTCACCGTCAGTGGCGCATCCGATCCGACCAGCATCAGTGTCGTGTTGAAATTCTCAAAGCTCATCAACACGGCGACAACCGCGGCTGCCAGCATCGCGGGAAGCAAAAACGGCAGTGTCACCTGACGGATCGCGCCCCATTTTGTTGCCCCAAGGTTCAGCGCTGCCTCTTCGAGGCTGGAATCGAACTTCTGCAACCGCGCGGAAATCACCAGCGTCGCAAAGGTGGTGATAAATGAAAACTGCCCCAGTACGACAAGGATCAGGCCCGGGCGCAGCCCGTCAAACCAAAGCCCCGTGGCCTCTTCGAGGGTGTTGGCGATGGTGCTCGAAAACACAAGGATCGAGATACCCAGAATAATGCCCGGAATGATCAGCGGCAACAGCATGAGGATATAAAGCAGGTTTTTGCCCCGGAAATCGTGGCGCACAAACAAAAATGCGTTACATGTCCCGACGATCACCGACAGGCCTGACACCCAAATCGCGACAACGCCTGATATCACGATAGACCGAAGGATGGGCCGTTCGTGAAAGACCCCAATGCGCGGGGCCTCAGTCCCGAAAAACCAATCCCACGTGAAGCCGTCCCAAGGCAGCGAGGGAAAGACGCTGTCGTTGAAGGCAAAGACACAGACGGTCACAAGCGGCAGAGCCAGATAGATGAAGAACAGGGTCACATAGGCCCGGTAAGACCAGCGAAACGGGGCGGATTGTGGGATAGTGGTGATCATTTCAACGCCCCATCGTCTTGCCGAGCGATTGTCCGGAAATTTTCAATGCCAAGAACACGATCAGCGAGGACAACCCCAAGAGCAGGAAGCCAAATGCCGACCCAAGCTCCCAATTAAACCGCGTGATGAACTGGTTATAAATCAACCCGGTGAACCACAGGCTGTCCTTGCCGCCCAGCAGGATCGGCGTCAGGTAATTGCCCAGCGACAACATGAACACCACGATACAGCCCGATACGATCCCCGGCATGGCATGTGGGATGACAATTTCGCGCAGAATCGACAGGCTGGAGCCGCCCAGATCATAGCCTGCCTCAATCAGGCTGTCATCGAGGCTGTCCAGCGTGGTCACCAGCGGCACGACCATGAACAGCATCGAGGTATAAACCAGCCCGGTCATAATCGCGGCATCGTTATAAAGGAACTCCACCGGACCGCTGACCGCGCCGATGTATTGTAAGAACGATGACAAAACGCCGGTTTCGCGCAGCAGGATCATCCAGCCAAAAGTACGCACCAACTCGCTGACCCAAAACGGGATCAGGCACATCAGAAAAAGCGTAGTCTTAGCGCGCCCGCGCGTCAGTTTCGCGATGTAATAGGCAATGGGAAAGCCGATGATCAGCGTCAGAAAGGTCGCTGTGATCGACATATAGGCGGTGCGCGCAAAGGTATTCCAATAGAGCGGTTCATTGAAAAACACCGCGTAATTGGCAAAGCTGGTTTCGTATTGCCGGATGCCGACCTTTTCCTGCAAGGATACAAAAAACATCCCCACATGCGGCAAGACGATCAGCGTCGTCAGCCAGATCAGCAGCGGCGCCAGCAACAGAAAAAACCCAAGTTTTGATTTGTCCGAACGCATGTCAGGACACCTGCCGATAACAGCGCGTTTGATCAGGTTGCCATCCGAAATAAACCTCATCGCCCTGCGCTAGATCGCGGAATTCGGCGGTTTGTGGCAAGGCCACGCTCATCTCGCTGCCATTGGCCGCATCGCGCAGGATCAATTGGCTGTTGGCACCATTAAACAGCACGCTTTCAACCCGTCCGCTGCCAACATTGGCCATTTCTGCCAGATCGGTATGCGCGCGTGACAGGCGGATCGCTTCGGGGCGCACAAAAATCTGCGCGGTTTCGCCCTTGGAGAGCCCGTCCCCGGCATCCACACCGCGCAATTGCAATCCATCCGACGTCACAAGGTGCAAGGCCGCGCCATTAGCGCTTTCAACTTTGGCCACATGTTTATTGGCCTCGCCCACAAAACCCGCCACAAAAGACGTATCCGGTTGATAATACAAATCCTTTGCGGATCCTATTTGTTCGAATTTTCCGTGATTCATGACCGCGATCTGATCGCTCATCACCAGCGCTTCGGATTGATCATGGGTGATGTAGACAAAGGTTGTGTTGAACTCAGATTGCAGCTTTTTAAGCTCTACCTTCATGTGTTCGCGCAGTTTGAGATCTAAAGCGCCCAACGGTTCATCCAGCAACAACACATCAGGCTCCAAAACCATGCAACGCGCAATGGCGACGCGCTGTTTTTGCCCGCCTGACAGCGAATCTACCGGCCTGTCGGACACCCCGCCCAGACCAACGCGCTCAAGCACGCGTTCGACTTGTATTTTGATGTCACTCTTGTTCACGCCGCGTTGGCGCAGGCCAAAACCGACATTTGCACCGATGCTCATCATCGGAAATAGCGCGAGATGCTGAAACACCATGGAGACCGGACGTTTGTTGGGCGGCACATCCAGCATGGATTTACCTTTGATCAGCAAATCGCCCCCGGTCGGGTTCTGAAACCCCGCGATCATGCGCAAAAGCGTGGTTTTGCCACACCCGGATGGTCCAAGGATTGAGAAAAATGTACCCTTTGGGACGCTGAAACTCACATCCTTAACGGCTTGAAAATCATCATAACTTTTGCTGAGTGCACGGCACTCAAGATCGGACGTGTCAGACATTTGAATTTGGGCTTTCGCAAAAAAACATGGAGCGCGGGACCCGCGCTCCATGTTCTTGTTAAATCAACGACTTACTTGGCAGCG
This genomic interval from Paracoccaceae bacterium contains the following:
- a CDS encoding acyl--CoA ligase, whose protein sequence is MRTTVTSLFSDHPSDAPAFGAPDRAWMSYGGLRDLSQEVATSLNAMGIGKGDRVAIVLPNGPEMAAAFVTVAQAATTAPLNPAYREEEYEFYLEDLKAKALLVMQDYDGPALSAAQKSGMAIIRLQVPDDAPAGYFTLHSDTQGTASPDAVTADDVALILHTSGTTSRPKIVPLLQSNVAASAEHIRASLELAPEDRCMNVMPLFHIHGLIAAVTASLAAGASIWCAPGFDALRFFGWMKEAKPTWYTAVPTMHQAILTRAKRNADVIADTKLRFLRSSSASLPAQVMVALNETFAAPVVEAYGMTEAAHQMACNPLASGTQKPGAVGIPAGPEMRIAHETENHLMEGTGEVVISGPNVTPGYESNPEANTKNFFEADGARWFRTGDQGAFDEEGYLHLTGRLKEIINRGGEKISPLEVDGVLLDHPDIAQVVTFAVPHPKLGEEVAAAVVLSEGSEAVEKDIRAFAATRMADFKVPRKVIIMDEIPKGATGKMQRIGLAEKLGLVEKA
- a CDS encoding sulfite exporter TauE/SafE family protein, with product MIGDLLHAGLGWPIASILIVTSFLGSLITAGFGIGGGAVMLAVIATLLPAPAIVPVHGLVQVGSNAGRAFLFRKEVYRAVMMPFLIGALIGIVLGGLFVVQLEAGALQIALGSFILWSVAFSPPALMRRSSAITGGLSSFLTMFIGGTGPFVAAYIKTLGLSRIQHVATHAAFMTLQHLLKTIAFGVLGFAFSKWAGLIGLLIASGFLGTVAGRHILFKINEARFKLILNAILIILALRLIYAGGIELWTGGSTS
- a CDS encoding ABC transporter permease subunit: MITTIPQSAPFRWSYRAYVTLFFIYLALPLVTVCVFAFNDSVFPSLPWDGFTWDWFFGTEAPRIGVFHERPILRSIVISGVVAIWVSGLSVIVGTCNAFLFVRHDFRGKNLLYILMLLPLIIPGIILGISILVFSSTIANTLEEATGLWFDGLRPGLILVVLGQFSFITTFATLVISARLQKFDSSLEEAALNLGATKWGAIRQVTLPFLLPAMLAAAVVAVLMSFENFNTTLMLVGSDAPLTVTMFDRLKLGSTPVLNAVSLLLIVVSAVLGLLSLLLKR
- a CDS encoding ABC transporter permease, producing MRSDKSKLGFFLLLAPLLIWLTTLIVLPHVGMFFVSLQEKVGIRQYETSFANYAVFFNEPLYWNTFARTAYMSITATFLTLIIGFPIAYYIAKLTRGRAKTTLFLMCLIPFWVSELVRTFGWMILLRETGVLSSFLQYIGAVSGPVEFLYNDAAIMTGLVYTSMLFMVVPLVTTLDSLDDSLIEAGYDLGGSSLSILREIVIPHAMPGIVSGCIVVFMLSLGNYLTPILLGGKDSLWFTGLIYNQFITRFNWELGSAFGFLLLGLSSLIVFLALKISGQSLGKTMGR
- a CDS encoding ABC transporter ATP-binding protein, translated to MSDTSDLECRALSKSYDDFQAVKDVSFSVPKGTFFSILGPSGCGKTTLLRMIAGFQNPTGGDLLIKGKSMLDVPPNKRPVSMVFQHLALFPMMSIGANVGFGLRQRGVNKSDIKIQVERVLERVGLGGVSDRPVDSLSGGQKQRVAIARCMVLEPDVLLLDEPLGALDLKLREHMKVELKKLQSEFNTTFVYITHDQSEALVMSDQIAVMNHGKFEQIGSAKDLYYQPDTSFVAGFVGEANKHVAKVESANGAALHLVTSDGLQLRGVDAGDGLSKGETAQIFVRPEAIRLSRAHTDLAEMANVGSGRVESVLFNGANSQLILRDAANGSEMSVALPQTAEFRDLAQGDEVYFGWQPDQTRCYRQVS